CGTCATCGGGCTGTCCGCGGCCTGGCGTGCTGCCGCGCGTGGCTGGCGCGTCACCCTCATCGACCCGGATCCGGTGCGCGGCGGCGCATCCTGGGTGGCCGGCGGCATGCTCGCCCCGGTCGCCGAGGCGTGGCCGGGCGAGGAGGACGTGTTCAGCCTCGGCGAAGCATCGCTGCGGCGCTGGCCGGAGTTCGCCCGGGAGCTGGCTGCCGAAGGCACTGATCCGGGGCTGGCCGAGCACGGCACGATCATCGTCGGGTTCGACAGTGCCGACGTCGGGCACCTCGACATCTTCGCCGGGTACCTGCGTTCGCTCGGCCGGGACGTCGAAGCCTTGACCGGGCGTGAAGCGCGGCGGCTCGCTCCGGGAGTCGGCGCGGTGCGCAGCGGTCTGCACGTGCCGGGAGACTTGGCGGTGGACAACCGGAAACTGCTCACTGCGCTCGGCGAAGCGGCTGCCAAACGGGGGGTCGAGTTCCGGCGAGAACGGCTGCGCACCCTCGACGACGTGTCCGGACCGGTGGTTCTCGCCGCGGGAGCGTGGACCGGTCAGCTGCATCCGTTGCTGGAACACGCGGTACGTCCGTTGAAGGGCGAGATTTTGCGGCTGCGCCCGCGTCGCGGCTGCCTGCCGCCGCCGAGGTTCACCGTGCGTGCGATGGTCGAAGGGCGGCCGATCTACCTGGTGCCGCGCGCGGACGGGGAACTGGTTCTGGGCGCGACGCAGTACGAAGCTGGCTTCGATCAGGCGGTCACCGCACGCGGCGTACG
This sequence is a window from Amycolatopsis benzoatilytica AK 16/65. Protein-coding genes within it:
- the thiO gene encoding glycine oxidase ThiO, whose product is MNTSTTTVTVVGGGVIGLSAAWRAAARGWRVTLIDPDPVRGGASWVAGGMLAPVAEAWPGEEDVFSLGEASLRRWPEFARELAAEGTDPGLAEHGTIIVGFDSADVGHLDIFAGYLRSLGRDVEALTGREARRLAPGVGAVRSGLHVPGDLAVDNRKLLTALGEAAAKRGVEFRRERLRTLDDVSGPVVLAAGAWTGQLHPLLEHAVRPLKGEILRLRPRRGCLPPPRFTVRAMVEGRPIYLVPRADGELVLGATQYEAGFDQAVTARGVRELLESAERILPGITEYELVEMSAGLRAGSRDALPYIGEVSEGVYAATGHHRNGLLMAPVTADAVVAWLSGEAPPEETVAASPVRLVDKERV